From the Streptomyces sp. Tu 2975 genome, one window contains:
- the nuoH gene encoding NADH-quinone oxidoreductase subunit NuoH, which produces MTVLALEDLSMFGRDPWWLVLIKAVFCFAFLMVTVLFSIVWERKVVAWMQLRIGPNRHGPWGMLQSLADGIKLMLKEDVIVKRADKVVYVLAPIVAAIPAFMAIAVIPFGPSGNEVSIFGQRTTMQLTDLPIAMLYILAVASVGIYGIVLAGWSSGSTYPLLGGLRSCAQMISYEIAMGAAFASVFLYSGSMSTSAIVEAQADRWFIILLPVSFIIYVVTMVGETNRAPFDMPESEGDLVGGFNTEYSSIKFAMFMLAEYVNMVTVSAVSVTLFLGGWRAPYPISTFWEGANHGWWPMLWFVLKVQLLLFFFIWLRGTLPRVRYDQLMKLGWKVLIPVSVVWLMLVATVRALRNENYDFQQIVLYVGGAVIAVLLLSFVADIFRGRKEKAEEAAEPPAAFDPMAGGFPVPPLPGQELPPVPRRRPRHERELIVSGGPNDSDGPRDGKEADGV; this is translated from the coding sequence ATGACCGTCCTGGCATTGGAAGACCTGTCGATGTTCGGACGCGACCCCTGGTGGCTCGTCCTCATCAAGGCCGTGTTCTGCTTCGCGTTCCTGATGGTGACCGTGCTCTTCTCCATCGTGTGGGAGCGCAAGGTCGTCGCCTGGATGCAGCTGCGCATCGGCCCGAACCGGCACGGCCCCTGGGGCATGCTCCAGTCGCTCGCCGACGGCATCAAGCTGATGCTGAAGGAAGACGTCATCGTCAAGCGGGCCGACAAGGTCGTCTACGTCCTGGCGCCGATCGTGGCCGCGATCCCCGCGTTCATGGCGATCGCCGTGATCCCCTTCGGCCCGTCCGGCAACGAGGTCTCGATCTTCGGCCAGCGCACCACGATGCAGCTGACCGACCTGCCGATCGCGATGCTCTACATCCTCGCGGTCGCATCCGTCGGCATCTACGGCATCGTGCTCGCCGGCTGGTCCTCCGGCTCGACCTACCCGCTGCTCGGCGGTCTCCGCTCCTGCGCGCAGATGATCTCGTACGAGATCGCGATGGGCGCGGCGTTCGCCTCCGTCTTCCTCTACTCCGGGTCGATGTCGACCTCGGCGATCGTGGAGGCGCAGGCCGACCGCTGGTTCATCATCCTGCTGCCGGTCTCCTTCATCATCTACGTCGTCACGATGGTCGGTGAGACCAACCGTGCTCCGTTCGACATGCCGGAGTCCGAGGGCGACCTGGTCGGCGGTTTCAACACCGAGTACAGCTCCATCAAGTTCGCGATGTTCATGCTGGCCGAGTACGTCAACATGGTCACCGTCTCCGCCGTCTCCGTGACGCTCTTCCTGGGCGGCTGGCGGGCGCCGTACCCGATCTCCACCTTCTGGGAGGGCGCGAACCACGGCTGGTGGCCGATGCTCTGGTTCGTCCTCAAGGTCCAGCTGCTGCTGTTCTTCTTCATCTGGCTGCGCGGCACGCTGCCCCGGGTCCGCTACGACCAGCTGATGAAGCTCGGCTGGAAGGTCCTGATCCCGGTCTCCGTGGTCTGGCTGATGCTGGTGGCGACCGTGCGCGCGCTGCGCAACGAGAACTACGACTTCCAGCAGATCGTGCTGTACGTCGGCGGCGCGGTGATCGCGGTGCTGCTGCTCTCCTTCGTCGCCGACATCTTCCGCGGCCGCAAGGAGAAGGCCGAAGAGGCTGCCGAGCCGCCCGCGGCCTTCGACCCGATGGCGGGCGGCTTCCCCGTACCGCCGCTGCCCGGCCAGGAGTTGCCGCCGGTGCCGCGCAGGCGGCCCCGGCACGAGCGCGAGCTGATCGTCAGTGGCGGCCCCAATGACAGTGATGGTCCTCGGGACGGAAAGGAGGCTGACGGTGTCTGA
- a CDS encoding NADH-quinone oxidoreductase subunit G has protein sequence MTVTTSAPSGGSEAPVPPEDLVTLTIDGIEISVPKGTLVIRAAELLGIEIPRFCDHPLLDPAGACRQCIVEVEGQRKPMASCTITCTDGMVVRSQLTSPVAEKAQKGVMELLLINHPLDCPVCDKGGECPLQNQAVSHGQAESRFEGKKRTFEKPVPLSTQVLLDRERCVLCARCTRFSNQVAGDPMIELLERGALQQVGTGEGDPFESYFSGNTIQICPVGALTSAAYRFRSRPFDLVSSPSVCEHCAGGCATRTDHRRGKVMRRLAAEDPEVNEEWLCDKGRFGFRYAQQRDRLTTPLVRNEQGVLEPASWPEALEAAARGLVKGRTGVLTGGRLTVEDAYAYAKFARVALDTNDIDFRARAHSAEEADFLAARVAGQGRDLSGTGVTYTALEKAPAVLLAGFESEEEAPGVFLRLRKAHRKHGQRAFSLATHTTRGLEKAGGTLLPAAPGTEAEWLNALTSGTGLDEAGTKAAEALRAEGAVIVVGERLAAVPGGLSAAVRASAATGAQLVWIPRRAGERGAVEAGALPSLLPGGRPATDPRARTETAEVWRVRELPHRYGRDTGQIVEAAATGELGALLVAGVEVADLPDPARAREALDAVGFLVSLEIRPSEVTERADVVFPVAAVAEKPGTFLNWEGRARMFEAALKPEQMTRTLAPTDARVLHMLADALDVPFGLPDLRSVRTELDRLGSWDGPRATEPSQSAAPLPRPGAGEAVLAGHRLLLDQGLLQQGDEALAGTRHAAVARLSAATAAETGVKDGDELEVRGPAGSVRLPLQVSEMPDRVVWLPMNSVGGGVTTDTGARPGELVRIAAATGATEVEA, from the coding sequence ATGACGGTCACGACGTCTGCCCCCTCCGGGGGCTCCGAGGCCCCGGTCCCGCCCGAGGACCTCGTGACGCTGACCATCGACGGCATCGAGATCTCCGTTCCCAAGGGGACGCTGGTCATCCGGGCCGCCGAACTCCTCGGCATCGAGATCCCGCGCTTCTGCGACCACCCGCTCCTCGACCCGGCCGGCGCCTGCCGCCAGTGCATCGTCGAGGTGGAGGGCCAGCGCAAGCCGATGGCCTCCTGCACCATCACCTGCACCGACGGCATGGTCGTCAGGTCGCAGCTCACCTCGCCCGTCGCCGAAAAGGCGCAGAAGGGCGTGATGGAGCTGCTGCTGATCAACCATCCGCTGGACTGCCCGGTCTGCGACAAGGGCGGCGAGTGCCCCCTGCAGAACCAGGCCGTCTCGCACGGCCAGGCCGAATCGCGGTTCGAGGGCAAGAAGCGCACCTTCGAGAAGCCGGTCCCGCTCTCCACACAGGTGCTGCTCGACCGTGAGCGGTGCGTGCTCTGCGCCCGCTGCACCCGCTTCTCCAACCAGGTGGCGGGCGACCCGATGATCGAGCTGCTGGAGCGCGGCGCGCTCCAGCAGGTCGGCACCGGTGAGGGCGACCCGTTCGAGTCGTACTTCTCCGGGAACACCATCCAGATCTGCCCGGTGGGCGCGCTGACCTCGGCCGCCTACCGCTTCCGCTCCCGCCCCTTCGACCTGGTGTCCTCGCCGAGCGTGTGCGAGCACTGTGCGGGAGGCTGCGCCACCCGCACCGACCACCGCCGCGGCAAGGTCATGCGGCGCCTCGCCGCGGAGGACCCGGAGGTCAACGAGGAGTGGCTGTGCGACAAGGGCCGCTTCGGCTTCCGCTACGCCCAGCAGCGTGACCGGCTCACCACGCCCCTCGTCCGCAACGAGCAGGGTGTGCTGGAGCCGGCGAGCTGGCCGGAGGCGCTGGAGGCCGCGGCCCGCGGTCTCGTCAAGGGCCGCACCGGTGTCCTGACCGGCGGCCGGCTGACCGTCGAGGACGCCTACGCGTACGCCAAGTTCGCCCGCGTCGCGCTCGACACCAACGACATCGACTTCCGTGCGCGGGCGCACTCCGCGGAAGAGGCCGACTTCCTCGCTGCGCGGGTCGCGGGGCAGGGCAGGGACCTGTCCGGTACCGGAGTCACCTACACGGCGCTGGAGAAGGCCCCGGCGGTGCTGCTCGCGGGCTTCGAGTCGGAGGAGGAGGCCCCCGGCGTCTTCCTGCGGCTGCGCAAGGCCCACCGCAAGCACGGACAACGCGCCTTCTCCCTCGCCACGCACACCACGCGCGGCCTCGAGAAGGCGGGTGGGACCCTGCTGCCCGCGGCGCCCGGCACCGAGGCCGAGTGGCTGAACGCCCTTACCTCGGGCACCGGCCTCGACGAGGCCGGCACCAAGGCGGCGGAGGCGCTGCGCGCCGAGGGCGCGGTGATCGTGGTCGGCGAACGGCTCGCGGCGGTGCCCGGCGGTCTCAGCGCCGCCGTACGCGCCTCGGCCGCGACCGGCGCACAGCTGGTGTGGATCCCGCGCCGCGCGGGAGAGCGGGGCGCCGTGGAGGCGGGCGCGCTGCCGTCGCTGCTGCCGGGCGGCCGCCCCGCGACCGACCCGAGGGCCCGTACGGAGACCGCGGAGGTCTGGCGGGTACGTGAACTGCCGCACCGCTACGGCCGCGACACCGGCCAGATCGTCGAGGCCGCGGCCACCGGCGAACTGGGCGCGCTGCTCGTCGCGGGCGTCGAGGTCGCGGACCTCCCCGACCCGGCGCGGGCGCGGGAGGCGCTCGACGCGGTCGGGTTCCTCGTGTCCCTGGAGATCCGTCCCAGCGAGGTCACAGAACGGGCGGACGTCGTCTTCCCGGTCGCGGCCGTCGCGGAGAAGCCCGGCACCTTCCTCAACTGGGAAGGCCGGGCCCGGATGTTCGAGGCGGCGCTCAAGCCCGAGCAGATGACCCGGACCCTCGCGCCGACCGACGCACGGGTGCTGCACATGCTGGCCGACGCGCTCGACGTGCCCTTCGGCCTGCCGGACCTCCGGTCCGTACGCACCGAACTGGACCGGCTCGGCAGCTGGGACGGCCCCCGGGCGACCGAGCCGTCGCAGAGCGCCGCACCGCTGCCCCGGCCGGGTGCCGGCGAGGCGGTCCTCGCCGGGCACCGGCTCCTGCTCGACCAGGGTCTGCTCCAGCAGGGCGACGAGGCGCTGGCCGGCACCCGGCACGCCGCGGTCGCCAGGCTGTCGGCGGCCACGGCGGCGGAGACCGGCGTCAAGGACGGCGACGAGCTGGAGGTCCGCGGACCGGCCGGCTCCGTACGGCTGCCGCTCCAGGTGAGCGAGATGCCCGATCGGGTGGTGTGGCTGCCGATGAACTCCGTCGGCGGCGGCGTCACCACGGACACCGGGGCGCGCCCCGGCGAGCTGGTCCGTATCGCGGCGGCGACGGGCGCGACGGAGGTGGAGGCATGA